In Rhodamnia argentea isolate NSW1041297 chromosome 1, ASM2092103v1, whole genome shotgun sequence, the genomic window CTCCATCATTGGATGATCAATGACTGGAACCTCCTGGATAACAGGTACTATCTCTGCTGCTCTTTTGGCAGCCTCTTGTTCCCTTAAAAGCAACTCTTTGGTTTGCTTGAATTGAAGTTGTATGTCATTCAAAGCAGACTGcagttttgcattttcttgattctttgaCTCTTCTAAATCAGCCTGCAAAATTTTAGCAAAACGAATAAGAAATTAGGGAGTGTTTGTTTGAGCGAAAGAATTTTCCGAAAAATAGCTTTCTGGACTTTCACGCGTttggtttgctgaaaatgaCCAATTGACAAAAAACCACTTACGGTCAAAGAAACTAGGCATGCttaaagttaggaaaatgaattccctaACTTGAAAAGGGGAAAACTTTTTCCTGAAatatgatttcttgaaaaatgctttcctttatcatgaaattttcccccaaaaaaGCACACCCTTAGAACTTATACGATAAGTATACGCCATGAATAATTGCCTGAGAAACTTGTTACTGCTTCTCAACAAATATCTCTGTTTTTAAGCCGCAAACCAACAAGATATGAAAGTTTCCAAACGTAGCAATAAATAACTAACTAGTTATCAAGTAACTTTTCAATGACTAAAACTCACAAAATAATCAAGTACTTTCAGTGGCCTCTTGCTAAATAAATTGCCAAGTCACACCAAGGTTATGAGATGCCTCTTATATTTGTCCAAGGCCTTAATCTCGCATGCATTTGAAATGAGACAGCCAAACCCAGTCCTTATGCTGTGAAGGAAGACCTTCGATCAATGAGAGGCACATGTATAGCCTTGCTCTCCACGCAAATGAAACAGCAATAACACTATCGGACCTTGATTTCAGCAAATAAAATCCAAAACTAAAAGTTATACCATAGCTAACAGAGACCTTAAGCATAGAATGCCATGGAACTTACTCTCATGCGTTTCTCCAGTTGTAATCTCCACGTAAGTTCTTCCACTTGCTTTTCTAACTTATTTTTGGCGGCTTGAAGAGCTCCAGTTTCCCTGGCGGCCTGTGTAAATACAGGAAAGAAACTATTACTAGACTGAAAAGGACAGGCATGGTCTCCAAATTTTCAGAAAGACCACACAACTAGAAAAGAAGCATAGGCAAGGAATGCAAGGCAACTTCAACTGTTTATCAAAAGTCCAACATTGAAAATGAGTCCAAGAATTTGACAAGTCAAACATACAACAGTGATAACAGAACAAGCAAGTGATAACGTCATTATTTGGCACACTTTTCACTATCCTTGGTGATTTATTTTCCCACACAAATACCACCATTCTATCCACTCCTGCCTATCTCTTTCATCAACTTCCAAAATAAGATTTTCCTACTAATTCAATGTAccttttttcctgaaaaattgcACTTACTACACTGTATCGATATTCTTTTGTGgacaattggcaaaaataaaattgctatCATGACTTATACAACAGATATTACAATCAGACGAACAAGTCTAACTGGATTTCAACTAACAATGTACCAAACGATCTGAAAAAGGTCACaacaagaaagaagacaaaTCACCATCTTAAGCTTCCGCAGTTCTCCACGAGCAACTTTCCTTCTCCATGCACACTGAGTTGTAATTGCTGCTTTTTTAGTATCCAAATATTGGACCCGTGCCAAGTACTTGCGACAATGACTCTgggaaaaaaaacagagagatttTTCCAAAGTTATATCAAACAGAAAAGAGATGTATGGCATACCATATAGATCTGTAggttaagcaaaaaaaaaatatatcattatTTAAAACCTTTTACAAGGAAAACAGATGACACGAATAGTAGCACAGAGAATAATTGCTCCGAACTCCTTGGTTGAAGCAAAAGCTTGGACTGGCAAAAGGATTGCAAACCCCTGTGGATGAAAAATGGACACCTACCTGAATAACGATGGCAGCTTTGATTTGCTTTCTCAGTCGTAGCTCGCATCGAGAAGCCATCCCACGTAAGCCTGTCTGTATACATATGGCTGAGGAATACAAGTCCTTGTATGCTTTTCTAGCAATATGCATACGCAAATCTTTCTGAATTCTGAGGCAAGCAGCTTCACGTCGCATACTCTCATATGCTTGACGTGCAAGTTGTCCTGaaattggcaaaagaagaaacttCAGGCATCAAATACTCAACCAGTTCCCATGTTTAGTATGTGACATGACCGAAATACAGACTCCCCTAAGTAAAAGAGACAATTATTGACACCAACTGAGCATATACCTCGGCAAACAGCTTGAATAAGCATCGTAGACTTTCGAAGCAAGACAAAACTTCGCCTTGCCAAATAAGAACGCGTTTGTCTCTGAATGATACTTGCCGATCTCCCTAAGACCTCAGTCCTACTAGCATCTAATTCTGCCATTTGACCAGCTCTGAGAAATACTTTTGTTTTACCAATCTGCAAATGCAAATTATATCTTAGTTCACGTCCCAAATTTTTATCCAGCGCATAAAAAATCATTGCAAGAGACGCATCGCATTTCCCCATTAGAAATAGTAAGTGATCTTAATTTATGGCTGCAAACTGATCTACATGAGTGAGGCCATTGTGTTGTCCTTAGAGAAATAAAAAGTCACAAAAAGACAAATGACTCTCATCAGTCACTTGAATGATAATGATAACTTGTCACGCAAACACATGTAGGCTGCTGCTTATACCAATTTTACATCACGTACATGGCCTCCACTTTCCTCAGGTTGCCATTCAGCCTCTCTTCTGTTGTTCCCTAATTTCTCTTGTGTTATATCTATATATACACGATTGCTCTCTGAATAACAGAAACTATGCAAAATCACTAAGGAAGCATGATTACCTCAGATGATGCAGCATCATCGTGCTTAGACAAGAACAGAATGCATACATGTACTATTTCAATAGAATAAGAAGCACTGGTCACTTCATGCAACTCTTTTGACACAATGCCGAACAAGACATACGtttgtataaaaaaagaaattgaacacTAATGATAGATGAAAACATAGCTTTTGTTTATACATGCTGGTATAGATTAAATTGCCAAAAGGTTTCTAAGTTTGGCTAAAAAAATCAGCAAGTATCCTGTCTTAGGAGAACACCACATAGAGGGGAAAACCAAGGATGAAAGCAATAAATCCTGCAAAGAATCCTCAAGGGAATGTGATCTCCTGAACAAGAATGTAAAGAAACATTCCACTGCGCCATCAAGTTCTGGAAGCAATTTTGAATATCTATTACTCCATACCTGATAGCCCTTTAATCCCACTTCCTCCAAAAGCCTCTTGCAGATGGTAACCTCTTCGGAACTGTCACCGCTAACAGATCAGTTCAAGAGGCACAGTGATAAGTCATAAACAACAAGTTACAAAAAGATTCAAGTTACCTGCGGTCAAGAACTTGAGGAGCAAGAATCCCAAATCGGtccacaaattcaaaaaagggccgtCTTGTTGGATATCCAGCACAACTTATCCTAATGGCCTCCATAACACCCTAAAGTGCaatattgagagagagaaaaaatagtTGGAAAGAATTCAGAATAGCAGCAGATTAGTTTGAGGCAACTAAACTTGTGCCAAGGCAACTGAATTCTAGTAAAAGTACTACCCCACAACGCAGTTGCTGTAGAACATTTTTACTCTCAAAAATGGCTGGCTTAAGAAGATTATTTGGCTTTACACATCGTATATAATGTGGCTCGGTAGCACTCAAAGTTTCAAGCAATGCTTGTAATTGTTGCTGCATGAGTCAATAAGGACGCTATTAGTAAGACATAACAAACGATGAAGTCCACAATCAGGCATAAGAGATAAAGCAAACATCAACCTTGAATCGAGATCCTATTGACGAGAACTTTGACTTATTGGAAGACTCCTCAGCCAAAGGTGGAAATAATCCAGAAACAAAAGAACATTGAGAAGCACTCAGGAGCGCTTGATGTTCTGCAATAACATAGTCTTTGTTCTTGTCCAAAAAAAGTTCAGTCTGATAGGTTACCTGCAACATGAGATCAGCAATGTCTGTTCTTTAAGTCCCATGAATTTTCAGTTTTCTCTGCTGATTCTACAACTTAAAGAGATATTACTCTAATAAACCAAAGAATAGACCATACTCACATCTCCAGCATAATGACAAATTGTAAAGTCAGTCTGTGACAATTTGGGCTTGCTGAAGCGTTTATGGTTCTTAAATGTCTGATAAAGCTTCTGAGCAAAGGTTTCATGCGTTGATCTGGGAAACATACTACAAATACAAATTTTGCACATTCAAACCGCAGAAAGagtcaaaaaattaaacaagGATTGCTAGTCTTCCACGTTACCACATTGATCTATGTCACAGCGCATAATAAAATGGTTGCAGTGGATATTTTTCCATGATATTACTCACCAGGCTTCATCAAGAAGAGCGATTATGCCACCAGGTTTCTGTAAATGGCAACCAGAAAGAATGTCATGAATAAATAAGAGCAACTGAACATACTTTGCTTAGAAGTAAAATAAGAAACTGTGCAGCTTTCTACAAAGCACTTAAGGAGGATATTCATAAGTAATGATCGAAGAAAAAGCTACTCATCCTGAAAACGCCAAAACAAATTGTTGATCCATATTTCCTATGAACCTTTATGTCCTAGTCCTTTGTAAGCTTTATTGTTAATTGTCATGGCGGAGGTCACGAATGGGAAAATGAGGGGTTATACTTGTATTCCTAGATTACTGATGATTCCACCTTTTTTATCCACTTAATAGTGAAAGTACCTCGTGCAATGTTTAACAATGCTGAAGGTACTCCCAGATATCAATGGCCATACTGTTGAAAAGCAAAGAAACCCTTGCCAGATTTCAGCTTGAAAATACTGTCAATATATTTTGTGACAACCTGATTCTACAATTCATAATATATACAAGGTTCTTCTAGGTGATCATTGTATGCCCATAGCCACTTGTTTTCCTACCTTGCAATAGGAACTAAGGGGTATGCAACTGTTGAAATATTCACACATCGCTTGACTATTGGtcttaaatgctctttatattcatgtggtctccctccacctatcagCATAACATtttggttggactttctaacatggcaTCAGAGCCCGTGCTTTCCCTTTCACAAATGTGCGTGATCAAAATTCCACATGCATATGTGTAGTCAAATTTTGACGTGCCGCCGCTCGTAATCCAGCTTGCACGTGAGAAAGGGTGTTGAAGTATaatcccacattgcttgacaacgggtcccaaatgctctttatattcatgtggtctccctccacctatcattatgcttttgggttggactttctaatagcAACATAGTCAAAAATGGCAATTTGACTCATAAAGTCGCTTTGACCATAAAAGTAAAATTGAGAAAACAGAGCTCAAAGTCGAATAATTTATCTACTGAACTCAGAGTAAAGTAACAATTTGATTTGATAAACTCGCCAAACTCGTGAGTCAACTCATATGAACTTGGTTCTGATTGAACGGGCTGTTTTTAATTTGAGGTGCTTGCTCCTCAGACTTTTGGGCTTCtttaaaacccaaaaataagataaaactcTCCAGTTGGCAATGAAACACACTTTCATTGATAAGGGAGTGAAAGGGAATTTGATTccctgaaaaaaaaacaaggaactgagaaggaaaagatgaaagaaaatccAATCTGCTTTCAGATTAGGGCACAACAAAAGGACCATCTAGGACTCTTGCTTTCTCTCTCAACTGAAACAAATGGAAGATCCGGTGTCCCCAAATAACAAATGAAAATGCCACTTCATAGCAGCTCTGTCAACGGAAAATGGAGCTAATGCCGACAGAAActgattttttccttcttttacaACAACTGAGATTGCACATAGTTTCAGACTCTCAGATGCaatttattaaagaaaattgtaactttttctctcccttccacaaGAGTCCAAGAAATCTCCCTCTAACTAGCAAAATTTTCGTGGTTATTCTTTCACATGTTATAGGTAAACAATAAACTACTATAGGGCACCAAGGGGGTCAAGTTAAAATCATATCTGGGTACTTGCAAAATTACTgaagagaaatttattttctgctTTTTCGTAGTCTAGAGCTTGCTACCAACTTGCATGCGACtcattaaacattttgcatgtaCTTTACAATTGTAAGATTTTACCACTGTACAATTGGATCTTGCGATCAGATTTCACAAGGACCCCACCAATCCTAGGTAACAATGCGAGTTGAACTACCTTAGTCTCATGGCTTAAAGAGTATACTCGCCTTTTGATAAGCATATCAGATGACATGAGATTCCATTTCCACTCTTTGAAGGACTCGCATGTCTTTGTCAGCTCGAATTAAGTAGAAAAGAATTCTCTGGTGGACCATTTAAAAAGCATTACTAGGTAGGACTTTTCAGTTGTGAGCCACTTATCAATGGGTTTTTGTTGTGTTGGTAATTATAGTGTAAAACAATGTCTCAAAAGTCAGAAGAGAAGATATTTATAGTGTTTCCACAATTTCCTTTTGCACAAAGTGATTTTATAGTAGAATGACCTGGCTAAGAATAAGTTGCACACTGACATTGGAACAAATGTCTTCAACTATAGGTAGGTAATATTAGAGGTAAGTTGTTAATTTTTACtgtaaaaataagctaaactgCCACAGGAAAGAAGATTCCTTGTTGTGCCATATACAAGAGTTACAGCTACACTTCACAAGATTGTCATCAGAGTCATTTCACGTCTGGATGCATAGTTCCTCTTCTCAAGAAAAGTAAGCAATTTGAAAAGAAGTTATCAACTAAAAATTCACCCCAGTCGTTAGGAAACTGAAGTAGGCATGCGGATAAATTTTAATTGAGACTTGTTTTGCATATGTAGTTACCCTATTAACAAACATATGCCAATGCTACCCACCTTTTCTATAAGATCTAGAATATCTTGATTGTCAACAAAATCAATGTAGCTCcaatcaatttcttcttttgtgtactcttcttgctccattttgAACACATGCTGGAAAAGGATGTGAAAGCATCAATAATCTGCTCAATGACAAGTAAACATACAAGCTATCTACAAGTGTTGCTGAAATGAGaaggacaagagagagagagaagaaaaaccaTGGGAGGAAAACCTGGTTAAAATGTTGCTGAAGTTTCTCATTTGTCAAATTTATGCAGAATTGCTCAAAGCTGCAAGTCAGACAAACACCCTCCAAATTTATCTTCGCATATTAGAATTCATTAAAGTTATACATGCCTTAAACAACTGTGACGTGAGGTCTTAGCAAATATCTACAAGATGAGGCTTTCAACCAACCAAATGCATGGAAAACAACATGATATCCAAATTAAGATGTCATCTTCAGTTATAATAAATTGGCGTCTTGCTCTTATGATACTTAAGTTGAGGAAGCAAGGGTGTAAATGGCCCACAAAAAGGGACTAGTTCCTGTAATTGATAATCACCGAGGCATGTATTAGATAAGCACCTGTTTGTCTTAAAGCTCTCGAACCCATATATATCGAGTACCCCAATCAAAGACTTGGAGTCAGGATCTTGACCGATGGAATTATTGATCTTATCTACAATCCTGtgaaacaaggaaaaaataaatcgtCATCCAGACTTCACTCCATTTCAACAAACGCCaaatactaaaaagaaaaaggaagaaacactGACTACAAGCAAAACAATGAGaaccaaaacaaaatttaaaatatcacaatctCCAAGGATGCTTCAGAAACTCACCAGTCAAATAACCTTGAGTACACAATTCTTGCCAGAGCATCTCTTTGGCCAACTGCAGAATCTGGATCCACAAACTTTGTTATGGTTTCATCGCGAGTTACAATTACACGCTTGCAAAGCGAATCCTCCAGTGCCTTTGTATCACACCTGAAAAGAGCTCACACTTAGGAAGCTGCAATTTTTTGCATGAGAGCATTAAAGTGTAGACAGTATAGCATGTCTAACACTCATTCCATCGGTACATAAGATGGTGTCGTACATTAATAGCTCAGCTGCAGTTTTCAAATGAAACCAAGATTTTTCATCCCTGGGTGTTGAGGAatctatttcttttcccttcacaAATTCAATGTTCCCAAGGTGAAGAATTGCAGCCACCACTCGAAATATTGCGTCCTGAAAAGacacaaataaatgaaaaaagctAAAGGGGTATGTGCTCCAAAGGATCACTTATGATTTCTCTCATATACCTGCTCATGAGGACTTATGCCAACAATATCCATTGCTCTCCTAGTCGCAATGTATTCCTTTGAATCATCAACACCATCCAATGCAAAACAGTTTGATTGATTCAGATAATGAAAGGTTCTTGGGTGTCCTAGCTTGAACCTCTGAATatcctgtaaaaaaaaaagtgaactaTGAGAATCTTCagagccaaaattttttaagagCTCTTTAAATGAAAGGAAACAAACCCTCTCCATATCACGAAATTTTTGAGATAGAGATAGCACTGTTTAGTGTGTCCTTAAAAACCTACCTTCAATACTTTTTCTGAGAAGTCCAGAAATAAAGTCACTCCTTATCTTACTGTGAGTGGAGTATATGGAAAAGTACAGTTATGCatgaagaaaaaccaaaataagAAACTTAGAGATGATAACACATCTTTGTAGCATTCATATTTAAGGAAGTACCAAAGGAAGTGCATAGCCcaataaattcaatttgataaatAGTCACAAAAACGAGATTCTCATTGAAACTGAGCTTGCCACCAACAACCAGCAGCCCCCCCAAAACACCAACCCTTTTCCCTAGGGCCAAAAATTTCTGCTTTAGCAACAAATACCCAATCCCAAAGGTTAGACAAAATGCCAACCACTAAAGTCCTGATTCCTGAAAGTAATGGCTAAAAAGGAAGCAGAATATGGACGATGATGGGAAAACAGATAAGAGGGTCTCGGATTAATATTAGATGTTGTCAAAAATACAATTTCCATATGGAACTCACAGAGAAGCTTGCTCGCATTGAATTCAACAAACCACACCACATTGGGTGCACTAAAGGATATAGCCTATGTGGGGAAAAGAGCTTTTGCTTGAACCAAACATTCAGTGACAAAGTCTTGAGTTCAGTAATAAGTTCACTCgataaaaatggaaatttaCCGAAAAAAGCACATAGCTCATACTAAACTCCTACTTACCAATCTTAATTGGAGGTTGATGATAAGAAATTGCTCTCATATTGAAACATGAGAGTGTATGAGGAGATTATTTTTCATTACAATCTATCTGTTTATTTCTACAGAGAACAGAACATAGTATCGAACATAATATCTAGCCAAGATATATTGCAGTCAATTTAACCTACTTTAGAAAGAACAAACCATCCATTATTCTAGTATAATACAGTTTTGTCCCTCTCATCTCTTCTCACAGCTCCTCTCCAAAAGTCATGCACTTCCATGACATGCTTTGCTTTGGTAGGATAAACATAAAAGGACGAGAGCTCTGTCTAAGCAACTTGAAAGAATGCTTGATTGGAAATCTAGATTATTACCTCCTGAGGTGCAGCACAAAGCATATAGAAACAGTGATAGTTTCTCTCAGGATCAGAGATCTGACAAACACGTGACCTTTCCAACAAATAAGTTCTCACAGCAGCCCCAGATATCCGTCCCCTTTGGTCAAACTGAATCTCCACAAACTTACCGAATCGACTGAAACATAAACGGAGAAGATGAGATGAACCGGATGAGGTAGCGAAGGTTCTGAGCATATGCAAAAATATTGTATGTTCATAAAGAAAGATAATCGCACCTGGAGTTGTTGTTCCTCACGGTCTTGGCGTTACCAAATGCTTCTAGTACAGGATTAGACTGCAAGATTGCAGTATTGTAAGTGTATGTCGAGCAAGTCACGCAATTGTAGAGGCAAATACTCAATATTGGTTTGCTTAATTACCTCCAAAACTTGCTGCTCAACAGTTCTGCCCTCTGCAGCAGCTCGCCCACCCATATAAGCAAGATAACGCATAAGTTGCTTTGTGCTCTCAGTTTTACCCGCCCCACTTTCACCACTAACCAAGATTGACTGACTTTTCCTTTCATTGATCATGAGTCTACACATATCAATAGCACTCCCATTACATATGAAGTAGAAGGTCATAGAAAGTCAAATATCAAGATTAAGCAGCACCTGTAGGCAGCATCTGCTATTGCAAATGGATGTGGACTCAGCTCCCCAAAAGCTGCCCCTTTATATTGAGCCATCATATGGGTATCGTAGAGATGAGGTAATTTCGTAAAAGGGTTTACAGCAATCAGTATATTTCCCGTGTAAGTCTGAAATCATCGTAAAAATAACAGTATCTTTGGTCAGCACCATCCGTTGGACTCCTCCAAAATCAGTtcaggaaaaaggaaacaacTTAAAGACAAGACAACTCACGTATATTTCATTCATATCATATCGTGACCTCAAATTCTGCAGAACTCCCGGCTCATGTAAATAAGCCAGCTTTGTCATATCATCCACTCCACATGGTGGTGCTTCAGTATCTTTAGCATATACATCTGAGGCCTTCACATGGACCTGTAACtccaccaaaagaagaaaaaagatgtaTTCCATCCAATCTCTGAGCTTAAGTCTACTTGAGTTGCTAGacatgacattggcatatgcaAGCAATTTCTTCAGCAGATTACGGAAGGGTTTTTCAAggtaacagaagaaaaagacaaaatttcagaatcaaGTTATTTGGCAACATCCATACCGTCTTGCCCGATGAGCAGAGGACTTTCAGCTCCGGACCTTTAACTTCCACAACTTCACCATCTATCCAAGCCACATCAGGATCTTCCAACCAAACAAAAGATCCAGCAGCAGCCTGCATGTAGACAACAAAAATTAGGGAGTCTAGTAATATTGGTTCATTGAAGCCTCTATAAATTAAGGCATTGTAGAATCAGCTCCCTGGGTGCCACATCAACACAGAAGAGCTGATGCAAGGTTAAAGCAAACAAATTACACGTCCCAAATAGAACTCCAATTAAAGGTAACATCAGAGTTCTAATGAACTTAAAGCACATCCAAAATAGAACAGACACAGATAAAATCTACACTACAATTGATTCACATAATTTGTTATGATTCAGAAAAGTGAAAAGGAATCAGTTATAACTGGATGGAATGTGAACTTGGGCAAAAGTTCAACTTCCTAAAACATCATTCTAGGCTAAGAAAACGTTCAACAAAAGTACCAAACAGGAGAGATAACCGGGTTTCTATGTTTGGAAAAACTATTTCCTCCAAAGTTGAAATTTGCTTGCAGTAGAAGGCATGATCTCTACTTGCATCTACGTGTGAAACAGACATAGAGGCTGACGACCAGGTTTTTATGT contains:
- the LOC115754555 gene encoding myosin-6-like isoform X2 — protein: MAAAGSFVWLEDPDVAWIDGEVVEVKGPELKVLCSSGKTVHVKASDVYAKDTEAPPCGVDDMTKLAYLHEPGVLQNLRSRYDMNEIYTYTGNILIAVNPFTKLPHLYDTHMMAQYKGAAFGELSPHPFAIADAAYRLMINERKSQSILVSGESGAGKTESTKQLMRYLAYMGGRAAAEGRTVEQQVLESNPVLEAFGNAKTVRNNNSSRFGKFVEIQFDQRGRISGAAVRTYLLERSRVCQISDPERNYHCFYMLCAAPQEDIQRFKLGHPRTFHYLNQSNCFALDGVDDSKEYIATRRAMDIVGISPHEQDAIFRVVAAILHLGNIEFVKGKEIDSSTPRDEKSWFHLKTAAELLMCDTKALEDSLCKRVIVTRDETITKFVDPDSAVGQRDALARIVYSRLFDWIVDKINNSIGQDPDSKSLIGVLDIYGFESFKTNSFEQFCINLTNEKLQQHFNQHVFKMEQEEYTKEEIDWSYIDFVDNQDILDLIEKKPGGIIALLDEACMFPRSTHETFAQKLYQTFKNHKRFSKPKLSQTDFTICHYAGDVTYQTELFLDKNKDYVIAEHQALLSASQCSFVSGLFPPLAEESSNKSKFSSIGSRFKQQLQALLETLSATEPHYIRCVKPNNLLKPAIFESKNVLQQLRCGGVMEAIRISCAGYPTRRPFFEFVDRFGILAPQVLDRSSEEVTICKRLLEEVGLKGYQIGKTKVFLRAGQMAELDASRTEVLGRSASIIQRQTRSYLARRSFVLLRKSTMLIQAVCRGQLARQAYESMRREAACLRIQKDLRMHIARKAYKDLYSSAICIQTGLRGMASRCELRLRKQIKAAIVIQSHCRKYLARVQYLDTKKAAITTQCAWRRKVARGELRKLKMAARETGALQAAKNKLEKQVEELTWRLQLEKRMRADLEESKNQENAKLQSALNDIQLQFKQTKELLLREQEAAKRAAEIVPVIQEVPVIDHPMMEKLSSENEKLKGLVNSLEKKIDDTEKKYEETKKISEERLKQALDAESKIVKMKTDMQRLVEKISDMESENQILRQQTLLNSPVKKLSENSPVTLSQMLENGHHVIEEDGTNEPQSATPVKKYGTESDSKFRRSHIERQQENIDALINCVVKNIGFSQGKPIAAFTIYKSLLHWKSFEAERTSVFDRLIQMIGSAIESEDSNDHMAYWLSNTSTLLFLLQRSLKAAGSTSSTNHRKPPAPTSLFGRMTMGFRSSPSSANLAAAAAAATVRQVEAKYPALLFKQQLTAYVEKIYGIIRDNLKKDLGSLLSLCIQAPRTSKGSVLRSGRSFGKDSPLGHWQSIIECLNTLLCTLKENFVPPILVQKIFSQTFSYINVQLFNSLLLRRECCTFSNGEYVKAGLAELELWCCQAKEEYAGSSWEELKHIRQAVGFLVIHQKYRISYDEIINDLCPVLSVQQLYRICTLYWDDSYNTKSVSPEVISSMRVLMTEDSNSAVSSSFLLDDNSSIPFSVDELSNALQEKDFEDVKPAEELLEIPAFQFLHL
- the LOC115754555 gene encoding myosin-6-like isoform X1, with protein sequence MQAAAGSFVWLEDPDVAWIDGEVVEVKGPELKVLCSSGKTVHVKASDVYAKDTEAPPCGVDDMTKLAYLHEPGVLQNLRSRYDMNEIYTYTGNILIAVNPFTKLPHLYDTHMMAQYKGAAFGELSPHPFAIADAAYRLMINERKSQSILVSGESGAGKTESTKQLMRYLAYMGGRAAAEGRTVEQQVLESNPVLEAFGNAKTVRNNNSSRFGKFVEIQFDQRGRISGAAVRTYLLERSRVCQISDPERNYHCFYMLCAAPQEDIQRFKLGHPRTFHYLNQSNCFALDGVDDSKEYIATRRAMDIVGISPHEQDAIFRVVAAILHLGNIEFVKGKEIDSSTPRDEKSWFHLKTAAELLMCDTKALEDSLCKRVIVTRDETITKFVDPDSAVGQRDALARIVYSRLFDWIVDKINNSIGQDPDSKSLIGVLDIYGFESFKTNSFEQFCINLTNEKLQQHFNQHVFKMEQEEYTKEEIDWSYIDFVDNQDILDLIEKKPGGIIALLDEACMFPRSTHETFAQKLYQTFKNHKRFSKPKLSQTDFTICHYAGDVTYQTELFLDKNKDYVIAEHQALLSASQCSFVSGLFPPLAEESSNKSKFSSIGSRFKQQLQALLETLSATEPHYIRCVKPNNLLKPAIFESKNVLQQLRCGGVMEAIRISCAGYPTRRPFFEFVDRFGILAPQVLDRSSEEVTICKRLLEEVGLKGYQIGKTKVFLRAGQMAELDASRTEVLGRSASIIQRQTRSYLARRSFVLLRKSTMLIQAVCRGQLARQAYESMRREAACLRIQKDLRMHIARKAYKDLYSSAICIQTGLRGMASRCELRLRKQIKAAIVIQSHCRKYLARVQYLDTKKAAITTQCAWRRKVARGELRKLKMAARETGALQAAKNKLEKQVEELTWRLQLEKRMRADLEESKNQENAKLQSALNDIQLQFKQTKELLLREQEAAKRAAEIVPVIQEVPVIDHPMMEKLSSENEKLKGLVNSLEKKIDDTEKKYEETKKISEERLKQALDAESKIVKMKTDMQRLVEKISDMESENQILRQQTLLNSPVKKLSENSPVTLSQMLENGHHVIEEDGTNEPQSATPVKKYGTESDSKFRRSHIERQQENIDALINCVVKNIGFSQGKPIAAFTIYKSLLHWKSFEAERTSVFDRLIQMIGSAIESEDSNDHMAYWLSNTSTLLFLLQRSLKAAGSTSSTNHRKPPAPTSLFGRMTMGFRSSPSSANLAAAAAAATVRQVEAKYPALLFKQQLTAYVEKIYGIIRDNLKKDLGSLLSLCIQAPRTSKGSVLRSGRSFGKDSPLGHWQSIIECLNTLLCTLKENFVPPILVQKIFSQTFSYINVQLFNSLLLRRECCTFSNGEYVKAGLAELELWCCQAKEEYAGSSWEELKHIRQAVGFLVIHQKYRISYDEIINDLCPVLSVQQLYRICTLYWDDSYNTKSVSPEVISSMRVLMTEDSNSAVSSSFLLDDNSSIPFSVDELSNALQEKDFEDVKPAEELLEIPAFQFLHL